ttttttttttttgagatggagtctccctctgtcacccaggctggagtgtagtggttggatctcagctcacggcaacctccacctcccaggttcaagctattctcctgcctcagccttccaagtagctgggactacaggcacccgccaccacgcccagataatttttgtattttcagtagagacggggtttcgccctgttggccaggctggccttgaacccctgaccttaggtcttcaacccacctcggcctcccgaagtgctgggattacaggtatgagccaccgcacctggcctcaaggcAGATTCTAAAAGACAGCCCTGACTTATTTTTCCAGAGACAAGCCAAATGGCatttgtggatttatttatttatttacgcATAAGCTTTGTTTTATCTTCaaatagaaaaagacattttactCCTCCATCTTCTGAGGTATGGCCAAGCACTCTGAGTGGGAGTGTGCTGTTGGGAGTGTCTCCTCATTTTTCTTGCACAAACTATTCCCATAAGGCAggcatttatttttaagcaaacatttattgcatgCCAGATGGTGttcatacattatctcatttaactccCTCAACAGCCATGTGACTCAGGCATTGATATTAGTAATAATAGTTCATGTTTGCCTAGCACTCACAACTTGCCTAGCACTGGGCTGACAGTTTTACATGCGCCATCTCATCTAGTCTTCACAACCACCCTCAAAAGAACCATTATTtcatggctcgcacctgtaatttccagcgctttgggaggcccaggtggaaggAACACTGgaacccatgagttcaagacctgcctgggcaacatagcaagagcccatctccacaaaaagaaaacaaacaaacaaacaaaaaaaacattatttcccCTACATACCAGATGAGAAAGTTGAGGCACAGACAGGTTGAGATCCTAAAGCCAGTAAGTAGTAGAGAGGAGATTTCAGACATCCATGGGTTAAGTCCAGAGTTGCTgctctttttgtagttttctttttttaattaattaatttatttatttttgaaacagagtctcactctgtcatccaggctggagtacagtgacatgatctcggctcactacatctgcctcctgggttcaagtgattctcgtgtcgcagcctcccgagtagctgggcttacaggcacatgccaccatgcccagttaattttggtattactagtagagacagggttttgccatgttgcccaggctggtggtctcaaactcctggcctcaagcgatcctcccgcctcagcctcccaaagtgctgggattacaggcgtgacccaccactcctggcccaagTTGCTGCTCTTAACTGTgaagttctcctgcctcccacagtttattattatccctgtttccctggtagggaaactgaggccacagAAGTGAAGCCCCTTGCTCAGGATCAGCAACTGTGACGCGACAGAGGTTCAGAGCCTTGCCACTGGGTAACGGCAGCAGCTTGCCCAGGTGGTGGTGCAGGTTGGCAGATCTATTGAGTCCCACGGCCCTGTCTGGAGGAGATGTGCAGCCTCGCCTTCAAAGCCTGTTTTCCTTAACCGAGTGCCTCCCGCTGCCCCCTCCCTGGGGGTCTCCGGAACCATCCTCAGCTACATTGTGCAGGACCTGATGGAGACTGACCTGTACAAGTTGCTGAAAAGCCAGCAACTGAGCAATGACCACATCTGCTACTTCCTCTACCAGATCCTGCGGGGCCTCAAGTACATCCACTCTGCCAATGTGCTCCACCGGGATCTAAAGCCCTCCAACCTGCTCATCAACACCACCTGCGACCTTAAGGTCAGAGGGTTGGGCAtctgtcccctcctcccccaggGTCTGGGGCTTCCAGGTGACCAGTAGAAGCCTTGGGCAGGAGAACATTGCAAGCAAGGGGAACAGTGGGGGCAAAGACAAGGGGGCATGACTGCTTAAGCTGCAGAGGCCTTGAGCACCGAGCTTAGCAGCTTGGTCTGATTCCAGATTTGCGATTTCGGCCTGGCACGGATTGCCGATCCTGAGCATGACCACACCGGCTTCCTGACGGAGTATGTGGCTACACGCTGGTACCGGGCCCCAGAGATCATGCTGAACTCCAAGGTAGGAGGGGCTGCCCACTCCTGAAGGGAAGGGACCAGGTCCCAGGAAGCCCTGGAGCTACCTCTGAGCCAGACACTGACCCCCATGACACAGGAATTCCACCCTCTGGGCCTTGGGCTCTGCAAGGAAGCTGAGCATTGAGCCCTCCAGGCCTCTGCCTTCTGCCTGGTGTTGGATCTAACTTGGAGATGGTGGCTTGGTGTAGAAACAGGACCCTGTTGAGGCTGGCCCAGGAGCCCaccacttcctcctctctcccaggGCTATACCAAGTCCATCGACATCTGGTCTGTGGGCTGCATTCTGGCTGAGATGCTCTCTAACCGGCCCATCTTCCCTGGCAAGCACTACCTGGATCAGCTCAACCACATTCTGGGTGAGGGAGGCCCGGCTGGCTAAGTGGGGGATGATTAGCTTTTCCAAGGTGAGATTTCTCGAGAGTCCAAGTCAGGGATACCACCACGTGTGGGGCGCCTCCAGCATCTCATGGTATCTCAATGAGGTATAGATATTATCCCCATTGGATAGATGGGAAAAGCAAGTCTAAGTCCCACACCTAAGGAGGCACCAGACCTAGGATTTGAGCCTCGGTCTGCCTGAATCCAGCCCCCTTGCTCTGCACCACCATGCTAATGACTAGGAGGTAACTGAGGGATTGGCATGGGTTGCTGGGCTGGGGAGTCTTGTTCTTGCCTTGTTGCCTGTTCTGTTCCCAGAAAGAAGGAGGTGATCATTTACCAAGTCACCTCCTTATCCACAGGCATCCTGGGCTCCCCATCCCAGGAGGACCTGAATTGTATCATCAACATGAAGGCCCGAAACTACCTACAGTCTCTGCCCTCCAAGACCAAGGTGGCTTGGGCCAAGCTTTTCCCCAAGTCAGACTCCAAAGGTTTGAGAGACATGAGGGCGGGTGTGGGATAAACCCTGGGTGCCATGGAGGGTGCGGGAGCCCAGCAGCGGCTGGAGGAGACAGGCAAAGTGATGCTTCTGGGAGCTTCTCCAGTCTTCCCTGTGACCCCTGACTCCTGCCCTTCCATAGCCCTTGACCTGCTGGACCGGATGTTAACCTTTAACCCCAATAAACGGATCACAGTGGAGGAAGCGCTGGCTCACCCCTACCTGGAGCAGTACTATGACCCGACGGATGAGGTGGGCCAGTCCCCAGCAGCAgtagggcagggggcaggggggtAAGTAGGCATCCCCCATGCCAGGCCTGAGCCTTGCTGTCTCTGCCACCCCAGCCAGTGGCCGAGGAGCCCTTCACCTTCGCCATGGAGCTGGATGACCTACCTAAGGAGCGGCTGAAGGAGCTCATCTTCCAGGAGACAGCACGCTTCCAGCCCGGGGCGCTAGAGGCCCCCTAACCCAGACAGACATCCCTGCACCCTGGGGCCTGGTGAGTGTCCCCATGGCCTGCACACAGATACCAAatacctatatctatatctatatctgtagaTCTATCTATATCGATATCCGTATCTATATCTGTACATGCCTCCGTACAGCAGCAAGCTTACCCTGCACCCATGCTCGGTGTGTCTGGTGACAACAGAAGTGCccgggggctgggtgcagtggctcatgcctggaatcccagcactttgggagactgagactgagatgagtggatcacctgagggtcaggagtttgagaccagcctggccagcatggcgaaatcccatctatactaaaaatacaaaaattagccaggcacagtgggtcactccggtaatcccagcactttgggaggctgaggcgagtggatcacctgaagtcagggtttcgagaccagcctggccaacgtggtgaaactgtgtctctactaaaaatactaaaattagccaggtgtgtagGCATGcgcttctagtcccagctactcaggaggctgtggtgggaggattgcttgaacccgggaggcggaggttgcaccactgtactccagcctgggcaacagtgagactctgtctcaaaaaaaaaaaaaaaaaaaaagggggccaggcacagtggctcacatctgtaatcccagcactttgggaggccaaggttggtggatcacgaggtcaagagttcgagaccagcctggccaacattgtgaaaccctgtctctactaagaatacaaaaattagccaggtgtggtggcgtgtgcctgtaatctcagctacttgggaggctgaggcaggagaattgcttgaacccaggaggcagaggttgcagtgagtcgagatcataccactgcactccagcctggactatagagcaagactccatctcaaaaaaaaaaaaaaaaaaaagcccaagtgCTGCCCAGACTCATGGCCCACCCAGTCCTCCAGCCCCAAATGTCTCCACCTGTCAACACCCTgcatcctccagccccagcagcCATTCTAATCTCCTTCTGGGAACAGAACTGGTAAAGAGGCAAGAGGTCACTGAGGGcccctgtcacccaggtgagGACCCGAGCCAGTCTTCGGCTCTGGGTGTGGCAGAAGCAGGTGGGGCCATGATTGCTTTGGGAGGGGTCCAGCGGCACCCAGCCTGACCCAGATTGCCAGGCCTCCTCACACCTGCTGCCAGATCAGCAGTTCACATAGCTGTGGGGACCCTGCTGGGCCTGCCCCCACCCACACTGCCTCCTTGCCTTCTCTGGTCTCTTCCTGTCTTCAGCCAGGTGTGGCCTAATAGGAAGAAGGCGTGCATACCTGGGCTCAAACTCCAGCTGTGCCACTTAGTAAGTGCTGTGTGATATTGGGCAAGGCACCTCACCTCTCTGCGCCTCAGTTTCCTGGAATCagttctatttatcttttttttgttttcgattttttgagacagtgtctcactctgttgcccaggctgagtgcagtggcgcaatcatagctcactgcagcctcaaactcctggggcgcAAGGGATCCTCCCAGCTGGCTGGACGAGCCATtgcaactggctaatttttttttttttcggtagagttggggtcttgctatgttgcccaggccagtctcaaactcctgggctcaagtgacccacccacttcgacttctcaaagtgctgggattacaggtgtgagccactgcgtctggccgaGACAGTTCTAATAATGAAAGCATAAAACCCTAAGCATTGTTCTAAGAGGTTTACATGTCTTAATTCCTTTAATCTTACAGCAGTACCTCCAgctaggtactattattatctccatttacagataaggaaactgagacccagccTATCCAGCTGTGAGGGTGAGAGACGTTCAGGTCAGGGCTCCCGAGGGTCTGCCTGGGGTATGCTAATGACTCCTTTTCTGTCTGCTTCTCTCTTTAGGACctgcctcctgcctgcccctctcCGCCAGACTGTTAGAGAATGGACACTGTGCCGAGCCCAGACCTTGGCAGCCCAGACCAGGGTGGAGCATGGGCCTGGCCACCTCTCTCCTTTGCTGAGGCCTCCAGCTTTAGGCAGGCCAaggcctcctcctccccagctgcCCTTCCTACAGGACCTCGGGGGCTCAGGTGGCCCCAGTTCAATctcccactgctgctgctgcaccCTTACCTTCCCTAGTGTCCCAGTCTCTGGCAGTTCTGGAATGGAGGGGCTCTGGCTGCCCTGACCTgaggggcaggggtggagggtggggggcgCTGAGTAGGGACTCAGGGCCAGGCCTGCCCCCCTCATCTCATTTAAACCCCACCCTATCTTCCCTGAAGGAACATTCCTTAGTCTCAAGGGCTAGCATCCCCgaggagctgggctgggctgaatCCCCTCCCTGTCAAAGCTGTCACTTCGAGTGCCCTCGCTGCTTCTGTGTGTGGTGAGCAGAAGTGGAGCTGGGGGGCGTGGAGAGCCCGGCGCCCCTGCCACCTCCCTGACCCgtctaatatataaatatagagatGTGTCTATGGCTGACCCTGGCTCTGTGTATGTTTGCGACGCCTCCGCCCTGCCCCATGCAGCTCTGAGGACGGACTCCTGCAGCCCAGCTGCTGCTTGACTTGGGCTTTCTGGGGCCTGGTGCCCTTCACTCCCAGCTGCCCAGGGTTGGGGACGGGGCTCTGGAGAGCTCCAGACTCCTAGAAAGAAGGGGGTCAATTTTCCCCTTAGTCACTGTCCTGTCCCCTCGCTAATGGCTTCCTGTCTAACTGGCTGGGGGTGATTCAGGAGCACCCTACACACCCCTGGATCCTCTGAAACTGCAAGGGGTAGGCATGTTAGATGCGCTGGCTACAAGCACCAGTGGGAGGGGGAGGTCCCAACAGTCCTGGGTGGTTTTTACTCCCCCGATGTGGCCCAGGACAGAGGGCTGCTGGGGTCTGGGAAGGGCTTGGGGATATGAGGGCCAGGGCTGCTTGCCTCATCTGATACTACCCCGGCTTCATCTGATACTACCCCGGCTTCAGCCGAACCCTGCAGCCTGGCTCCAAGCCAGCCCAGTGGccggctcagcaggtcccacggGCGTGGCAGTGGCCAGTAGTAGAGACGGCTCACACCGGCTAGGCAGCAGCACAGTCCCACGGACGGCTGAGTGTGCGGCTGCGGGAGCTTCTGTGGGAGTACAGACATGAGCCTTTCGCTATACTATGCCCTCCCTGCCCTGGGCAGCTATGCCATGCTCTCCATCTTCTTCCTGCGCTGGCCTCACCTGCTGCACACGCCCCGGGCTCCCACCTTCCGCGTCCGCCTGGCGGCCCACCGAGGAGGTGAGCTGGGTGGGGGTGAGAACAGGCGCCAAAGTGGACAGCAGAGAAGGGTAGGTCCAAGGGCGTGTGCTAGAAACAGGGCAGGGACCAAGAGAGGAGAGCAAGGTGGCAGGGCAGGGTGTGGACAAGGAAGAAGAAGCTGGTGCAGCCTGGGCTGGCTGGGGAGGTAAGGCCAGAGGGAGGATGGAGCCCAGAGAAGGAATGTGGGTGATGAGTCGGGCCAGGCCCCTAGACCCCAAGCCCCAGGGGCCCACTCCAGTGTCCCCCACAGGATCTGGAGAGCTGCTGGAAAGCACCATGGAGGCCATGGAGAAGTGAGTGTATCTGCCCCTGCCCAGGCTGCCATGTGAGGGTGTGCAGGTCGTGCACTGCATCACAGCAAGGGACACCATTCACTTCCTAACAGGGTGACTGGCGCCCCCTGGAGGTGGCCTGCACATCCCGCTGTGAACTCTGCTCTCACGTTCCCCGCCACCTCCCCACCACCATGTCCATCATCCCAGTCCCCTGCCCCCCGACCCCCCGCCGCCCCGCAGCTAACCTTCGCCCCCACAGCTCCATGGCCCAGCGCTCGGACCTCCTGGAGCTCGACTGTCAGCTGACACGGGACAAAGTGGTGGTGGTGTCACATGATGAGAACCTGTACCGCCAGTCGGGCCTGAACAGGGATGTGGGCAGCCTGGACTTCGAGGTGGGCCCTGCCCTGACACCCCAACCCCCCACCCTGAGAGTCGCCATGCCCAGTGCAGGCCTCTAGTGACATCCTTCCTGTCCTCCCCAGGACCTGCCCCTctacaaggaggagctggaggtTTACTTCTCTCCAGGTGAGAGCAAGGGCTTCAAGCCCTGTCTGGGCCATGCCCGCCTTCCCTCGAACCCCGCTTTGGCTTTCCTCTCTGACCCCTCTTCCCACACCACCCCCAGGCCACTTTGCTCACGGGTCAGACCGGCGCATGGTTCGTCTGGAGGACCTGTTCCAGAGGTTTCCAAGGACACCCATGAGTGTAGAGATCAAAGGGAATAATGAAGAGCTCATCCGTGAGGTGGTGCTGCAGGCAGGGCTAGGGCGGCCCCTGGGGGCGGGAGAGAGGCCTGGCTCTCTAtcacctccttctctcctcccagaTAGCAGGCTTGGTGAGACGCTATGACCGTAATGAAATCACCATCTGGGCCTCAGAGAACCGCTCAGTCATGAAGAAATGCAAGGCTGCCGTGAGTTCCCCCGCACCCGATCCCCTTCGTCCTCCAGGGGCCCCTCCTCCTGGGAGCTGGAGCCCACCCAGCATGGGGACCCAAGCTAGAGGGGTCTGGGAGAGTTTCCAGTGGTGTGGCGGTGGCAATGAAAAGGGTGTGAACTCAGGCCTCGAACACAGGGCCAAgatgtgacttttgtttttttcttttttgagacatagtctctctctgtcgcccaggctgcagtgcagtggtacaacctcggctcactgcaacctctgcctcctaggttcaagtgattctcatgcctcagcctcccgagtagctgggattacaggcgcccaccaccacacccagctaatttttgtatttttagtagagatggggtttcaccatgttagccaggctggtcttgaactcctgatctaatgtgatccacccgcctcaacctcccaaagtgctgaggttacaggcatgagtcaccacacccagccccaggaTGTGATTTGGATCCTGCAGGTAGTAGGGCTTCTGGAATGCCCACCACAGCTCCTCTGCAGCTCATGCCTCCTCTCTGCTTCCCCAGAGCAGACAGATTCTTTCTCTTATCTCTCCTTGCCTCCCCAGAACCCCGAGATGCCCCTGTCCTTCACGATAAGCCGAGGATTCTGGGTGCTGCTTTCCTACTACCTGGGGCTGCTGCCCTTCATCCCAATCCCTGAGAAGTTCTTCTTCTGCTTCCTGCCCAACATCATCAACAGGTACCACTGGTGGGCAGACCTCAAAAACGCTCCACTGCTTAGGGTCCCCGTGGAGAAGGAGCCTGGATCTTCCCAGCTCCCCGGCTCCCCTCAGAGATAACCCCCCAAGGTCCTTTAAGGACAGTGGTTCTTACCCAGCATTCATGAATACTAGGGGAACTGTGAACACCGTGAAATTCTGTGCAAATGTGGAGTTTTAGGAGGGCTCATTTATCCATCTCAGTCCATCTAGCATATTTTATTGAACGTCTACTCTGTCCCAGATGCAGTTATAATGTGTAAATAAGACCaatgagggtgggaggaggtcCTCGATGAGCTTACAGTCTGGCTGGGAAGACATTTGTTCATTAATTAAAGCACGGCTGTCTCAGACCCTCAGCAGGAAAAGGCAAGTCAGCGTTCTGCAGGAAGGCAGTGGTTAACAAAGTAACATCTGGGGAAAGGATCACGAATTTGGATACTTCCCTGGCACTTAAGCCCGGTCCCTccctttgctttaatttttttttttttttttttNNNNNNNNNNNNNNNNNNNNNNNNNNNNNNNNNNNNNNNNNNNNNNNNNNNNNNNNNNNNNNNNNNNNNNNNNNNNNNNNNNNNNNNNNNNNNNNNNNNNNNNNNNNNNNNNNNNNNNNNNNNNNNNNNNNNNNNNNNNNNNNNNNNNNNNNNNNNNNNNNNNNNNNNNNNNNNNNNNNNNNNNNNNNNNNNNNNNNNNNNNNNNNNNNNNNNNNNNNNNNNNNNNNNNNNNNNNNNNNNNNNNNNNNNNNNNNNNNNNNNNNNNNNNNNNNNNNNNNNNNNNNNNNNNNNNNNNNNNNNNNNNNNNNNNNNNNNNNNNNNNNNNNNNNNNNNNNNNNNNNNNNNNNNNNNNNNNNNNNNNNNNNNNNNNNNNNNNNNNNNNNNNNNNNNNNNNNNNNNNNNNNNNNNNNNNNNNNNNNNNNNNNNNNNNNNNNNNNNNNNNNNNNNNNNNNNNNNNNNNNNNNNNNNNNNNNNNNNNNNNNNNNNNNNNNNNNNNNNNNNNNNNNNNNNNNNNNNNNNNNNNNNNNNNNNNNNNNNNNNNNNNNNNNNNNNNNNNNNNNNNNNNNNNNNNNNNNNNNNNNNNNNNNNNNNNNNNNNNNNNNNNNNNNNNNNNNNNNNNNNNNNNNNNNNNNNNNNNNNNNNNNNNNNNNNNNNNNNNNNNNNNNNNNNNNNNNNNNNNNNNNNNNNNNNNNNNNNNNNNNNNNNNNNNNNNNNNNNNNNNNNNNNNNNNNNNNNNNNNNNNNNNNNNNNNNNNNNNNNNNNNNNNNNNNNNNNNNNNNNNNNNNNNNNNNNNNNNNNNNNNNNNNNNNNNNNNNNNNNNNNNNNNNNNNNNNNNNNNNNNNNNNNNNNNNNNNNNNNNNNNNNNNNNNNNNNNNNNNNNNNNNNNNNNNNNNNNNNNNNNNNNNNNNNNNNNNNNNNNNNNNNNNNNNNNNNNNNNNNNNNNNNNNNNNNNNNNNNNNNNNNNNNNNNNNNNNNNNNNNNNNNNNNNNNNNNNNNNNNNNNNNNNNNNNNNNNNNNNNNNNNNNNNNNNNNNNNNNNNNNNNNNNNNNNNNNNNNNNNNNNNNNNNNNNNNNNNNNNNNNNNNNNNNNNNNNNNNNNNNNNNNNNNNNNNNNNNNNNNNNNNNNNNNNNNNNNNNNNNNNNNNNNNNNNNNNNNNNNNNNNNNNNNNNNNNNNNNNNNNNNNNNNNNNNNNNNNNNNNNNNNNNNNNNNNNNNNNNNNNNNNNNNNNNNNNNNNNNNNNNNNNNNNNNNNNNNNNNNNNNNNNNNNNNNNNNNNNNNNNNNNNNNNNNNNNNNNNNNNNNNNNNNNNNNNNNNNNNNNNNNNNNNNNNNNNNNNNNNNNNNNNNNNNNNNNNNNNNNNNNNNNNNNNNNNNNNNNNNNNNNNNNNNNNNNNNNNNNNNNNNNNNNNNNNNNNNNNNNNNNNNNNNNNNNNNNNNNNNNNNNNNNNNNNNNNNNNNNNNNNNNNNNNNNNNNNNNNNNNNNNNNNNNNNNNNNNNNNNNNNNNNNNNNNNNNNNNNNNNNNNNNNNNNNNNNNNNNNNNNNNNNNNNNNNNNNNNNNNNNNNNNNNNNNNNNNNNNNNNNNNNNNNNNNNNNNNNNNNNNNNNNNNNNNNNNNNNNNNNNNNNNNNNNNNNNNNNNNNNNNNNNNNNNNNNNNNNNNNNNNNNNNNNNNNNNNNNNNNNNNNNNNNNNNNNNNNNNNNNNNNNNNNNNNNNNNNNNNNNNNNNNNNNNNNNNNNNNNNNNNNNNNNNNNNNNNNNNNNNNNNNNNNNNNNNNNNNNNNNNNNNNNNNNNNNNNNNNNNNNNNNNNNNNNNNNNNNNNNNNNNNNNNNNNNNNNNNNNNNNNNNNNNNNNNNNNNNNNNNNNNNNNNNNNNNNNNNNNNNNNNNNNNNNNNNNNNNNNNNNNNNNNNNNNNNNNNNNNNNNNNNNNNNNNNNNNNNNNNNNNNNNNNNNNNNNNNNNNNNNNNNNNNNNNNNNNNNNNNNNNNNNNNNNNNNNNNNNNNNNNNNNNNNNNNNNNNNNNNNNNNNNNNNNNNNNNNNNNNNNNNNNNNNNNNNNNNNNNNNNNNNNNNNNNNNNNNNNNNNNNNNNNNNNNNNNNNNNNNNNNNNNNNNNNNNNNNNNNNNNNNNNNNNNNNNNNNNNNNNNNNNNNNNNNNNNNNNNNNNNNNNNNNNNNNNNNNNNNNNNNNNNNNNNNNNNNNNNNNNNNNNNNNNNNNNNNNNNNNNNNNNNNNNNNNNNNNNNNNNNNNNNNNNNNNNNNNNNNNNNNNNNNNNNNNNNNNNNNNNNNNNNNNNNNNNNNNNNNNNNNNNNN
The genomic region above belongs to Piliocolobus tephrosceles isolate RC106 chromosome 17, ASM277652v3, whole genome shotgun sequence and contains:
- the MAPK3 gene encoding mitogen-activated protein kinase 3 isoform X1, with protein sequence MAAAAAQGGGGGEPRRAEGVGPGVPGEVEMVKGQPFDVGPRYTQLQYIGEGAYGMVSSAYDHVRKTRVAIKKISPFEHQTYCQRTLREIQILLRFRHENVIGIRDILRASTLEAMRDVYIVQDLMETDLYKLLKSQQLSNDHICYFLYQILRGLKYIHSANVLHRDLKPSNLLINTTCDLKICDFGLARIADPEHDHTGFLTEYVATRWYRAPEIMLNSKGYTKSIDIWSVGCILAEMLSNRPIFPGKHYLDQLNHILGILGSPSQEDLNCIINMKARNYLQSLPSKTKVAWAKLFPKSDSKALDLLDRMLTFNPNKRITVEEALAHPYLEQYYDPTDEPVAEEPFTFAMELDDLPKERLKELIFQETARFQPGALEAP
- the MAPK3 gene encoding mitogen-activated protein kinase 3 isoform X2, whose amino-acid sequence is MAAAAAQGGGGGEPRRAEGVGPGVPGEVEMVKGQPFDVGPRYTQLQYIGEGAYGMVSSAYDHVRKTRVAIKKISPFEHQTYCQRTLREIQILLRFRHENVIGIRDILRASTLEAMRDVYIVQDLMETDLYKLLKSQQLSNDHICYFLYQILRGLKYIHSANVLHRDLKPSNLLINTTCDLKICDFGLARIADPEHDHTGFLTEYVATRWYRAPEIMLNSKGYTKSIDIWSVGCILAEMLSNRPIFPGKHYLDQLNHILALDLLDRMLTFNPNKRITVEEALAHPYLEQYYDPTDEPVAEEPFTFAMELDDLPKERLKELIFQETARFQPGALEAP
- the GDPD3 gene encoding lysophospholipase D GDPD3, whose translation is MSLSLYYALPALGSYAMLSIFFLRWPHLLHTPRAPTFRVRLAAHRGGSGELLESTMEAMENSMAQRSDLLELDCQLTRDKVVVVSHDENLYRQSGLNRDVGSLDFEDLPLYKEELEVYFSPGHFAHGSDRRMVRLEDLFQRFPRTPMSVEIKGNNEELIREIAGLVRRYDRNEITIWASENRSVMKKCKAANPEMPLSFTISRGFWVLLSYYLGLLPFIPIPEKFFFCFLPNIINRYHWWADLKNAPLLRVPVEKEPGSSQLPGSPQR